The Lachnospiraceae bacterium KM106-2 nucleotide sequence CTGAAGACTTAGCATCGTCTCAATGATGATAACATCGACTCCAGCCATTGCAAGATAACTGACTTGTTCCTTATACATATCCACTAAGTCTTCGAACATTAGTGTACCCATTGGATACAGCTGTCTACCTGTCATCGTGATATCACCGGCAATATAGACCTTACGATCTGTGACATTTGCTCTTTTGATCGCCTCTTTGGATAATGTAACAAGACGCTCATTCATAGAAGCGATCTCATCTTCTAATCCATACTCCTCCAACTTGATTCGGTTACAAGTAAATGTAGGCGAATAAAGGATCTCACTTCCTGCCTTGATATACTGAACTTGAAGATCGATCAACTCTTCCTCATGCTCTAAGATCCATTGCTCGGGACATACTCCCATCGTCATTCCCTTATCCTGAAGATTAGAACCGGTTGCACCATCAAGTACGACTATATGTGACTGAACTAACTCTCTAAATTCTTGTTTGGTCATTGCTTATCTCTCCTGCTCCTCATTATTGGATTCGAATCTTCTCTAACATGCTTACGCGATTAAATGGCAGCATGAAATAGTATCCATCTGCGAAATCCTGTACTTTTTCAATAATCTCACTTGCCAGATTTGCTCCTACCCATTCTGCTTCTTCTTTTGACATATCTGGGTGATAACGCGCTACAATATCATCAGGAACAAAAATACCTGTCATCTCATTTTTAATAAAATTAGCATTGCGATAGCTGACAAATGGCATAATTCCGATTAATATCTTCGTATCTAATTTACTACGAATAAAGCGTAGTCGTTCAATATCCTCTTCGGAATAAACGGGTTGGGTTAAAAAATAAGTTGCACCTGCTGCAATCTTTTTCTCCATTCTCTCCATTACCTTGTCTACTCTTCCTCTACCATAATTAAGAGCGCCACCATAAATGAATGGATTTCCATTAAAATGCTCTTCATTCATCTCTTTCGTAAACTCCATGAGACGAATAGAATTATAATCAAACACATTGGAAGTAGACATTCTACTATCACTTGGGACAGGATCCCCGGTTACTAAAAGAAGATTTCGAACATCATTAATATAAGCACCTAAAAGACCGGAACGCATTCCAATCATATTCTTATCGCGACAGCTGATATGGGGCATTACCTCTACTCCAATTTGATTATGCAGTTTAACAGACATTAAAATAGAGTCTACTCTGCTTCTTCCCATTGGAGAATCCGCCATGGTAATAATATCAGCACCACTATTTTTTACTGTTAATGCCTGTTCCATCAGCTTTTCATAATTTGCATCATAAGGAGGATCTAACTCCACTGCTACAACCTTTTCACCAGACATAAGTTTATTGTAAAAAGTATTATTCACTGCAGTCTTTACAATATTAACCTTCTGCATACTTACTATATTTTTATCCGGTTGTTCGCAGGTGACGAAACTTCCTTCTTTTCTTAATTTTCGAATATACGTTGGTGTTGTTCCGCAACATCCACCAATGATATGAATTCCAAGCCTTTGAATCTTTTCCATATTCTCTTTGAAATAATTTGCATTATCAAAGAAAACCATTCTATTCTGTAAACGTTCCGGATACCCAGCATTCGGGATTGCCGCAATATATTTATTTTTCGGAATGGATTCTTTCGAAAGAATCTCAAGCATATGACCAGAACCAACACCACAGTTTAATCCACAGGCATCGAGTTCTTCTATTTCGCTTAATGTTGCAAAAATACGTTTTAAACTAATTCCCGCCTTTGTATACCCATTTTTATCAAGGCAGAAATTTGCCATAAGAAAAACATCGCTTTTAGAACGGATATATGGAACTAACTGTTCAATATATGTATAATCAGAAAATGTCTCAAACAAAATCACATCTACTTTTTCTTCAATGAGAATATCGCACATTCGTTTATACTCATTTAGGATTTCATCTCTTTCAACTTCCTGGTTTTCAGGAATTGGACCGATCGATCCTGCAAGATACACTTCCTGATCAAATTCTTTCGCTACGTTCGAGGCAATCTTACAGGCAGAACGGAGCAACTTCTCCTGCTCTGCCTCTGTAATATTTAATGCCTGCGTATTTGCTGCAAACGTGTTTGTTCGTATCAAGCTAGCACCAGCTAAAATATACTCTCGATGAATTTTAGCAATCAAATCCGGATCAGATATATTTGCAAATTCACTTACTGTATTATCGCTTAAAGTAAGCCTTGAATAATAGGTTCCCATTGCTCCATCGGTAATAACGAAATGATTTTTAATATACTCTCTAAAATTCATCTTTTCTCTCCTTATCTTCAAGAATTTCCTACTCATCCTCATAATGTTCCAAGTTCTTCTGGAACTTATCTTGCTTCTTTCTAAAATAATAATAAGCAAAGCCTGCTCCTGATATTACTATCAGAAATATGATTAGGATAATCCAAAAATAAAACATCTTATCTGTTGTTCGAAAATTAATACTAATTGCTAATGGCTCTTTTGCATTAATACTCCCTTGAAATAAATAAGCACTATTCGTGTCTGATGGAAGAATGCCCTGTTTCCCCGCCACTTGATATGGTTCATATGATTTTTTATTCAATAGTAACTT carries:
- a CDS encoding 5,10-methylenetetrahydrofolate reductase / homolog of homocysteine-binding domain, whose product is MNFREYIKNHFVITDGAMGTYYSRLTLSDNTVSEFANISDPDLIAKIHREYILAGASLIRTNTFAANTQALNITEAEQEKLLRSACKIASNVAKEFDQEVYLAGSIGPIPENQEVERDEILNEYKRMCDILIEEKVDVILFETFSDYTYIEQLVPYIRSKSDVFLMANFCLDKNGYTKAGISLKRIFATLSEIEELDACGLNCGVGSGHMLEILSKESIPKNKYIAAIPNAGYPERLQNRMVFFDNANYFKENMEKIQRLGIHIIGGCCGTTPTYIRKLRKEGSFVTCEQPDKNIVSMQKVNIVKTAVNNTFYNKLMSGEKVVAVELDPPYDANYEKLMEQALTVKNSGADIITMADSPMGRSRVDSILMSVKLHNQIGVEVMPHISCRDKNMIGMRSGLLGAYINDVRNLLLVTGDPVPSDSRMSTSNVFDYNSIRLMEFTKEMNEEHFNGNPFIYGGALNYGRGRVDKVMERMEKKIAAGATYFLTQPVYSEEDIERLRFIRSKLDTKILIGIMPFVSYRNANFIKNEMTGIFVPDDIVARYHPDMSKEEAEWVGANLASEIIEKVQDFADGYYFMLPFNRVSMLEKIRIQ